From the Halomonas meridiana genome, one window contains:
- the phbB gene encoding acetoacetyl-CoA reductase: MANQAPVAWVTGGTGGIGTAICRSLADAGYLVVAGYHNPDKAKTWLATQQADGYNNIALSGVDLSDHNACVEGAREIHETHGPISVLVNCAGITRDGTMKKMSYEQWYQVIDTNLNSVFNTCRSVIEMMLENGYGRIINISSINGRKGQFGQVNYAAAKAGMHGLTMSLAQETATKGITVNTVSPGYIATDMIMKIPEQVREAIRETIPVKRYGTPEEIGRLVTFLADKESGFITGANIDINGGQFMG, translated from the coding sequence AGCCCCCGTCGCCTGGGTAACTGGTGGAACTGGTGGAATCGGGACGGCAATTTGCCGTTCGTTGGCGGATGCGGGTTATCTGGTCGTGGCGGGGTATCACAATCCCGACAAGGCCAAGACCTGGCTGGCAACACAACAAGCCGACGGCTATAACAACATCGCGCTGTCGGGTGTTGATTTATCCGACCACAATGCCTGCGTCGAAGGTGCCCGTGAGATCCATGAAACGCATGGTCCGATCAGCGTGCTGGTCAACTGTGCCGGTATCACTCGCGATGGCACCATGAAAAAAATGTCCTACGAGCAGTGGTATCAAGTCATCGATACCAACTTGAACAGCGTCTTCAACACCTGCCGCAGCGTCATCGAAATGATGCTGGAGAACGGTTACGGTCGCATCATCAACATCTCTTCCATCAACGGGCGCAAAGGCCAGTTCGGTCAGGTGAACTACGCCGCAGCCAAAGCGGGCATGCATGGCTTGACCATGTCGTTGGCGCAAGAAACGGCCACGAAGGGCATTACCGTAAACACCGTTTCGCCTGGCTACATCGCCACCGATATGATCATGAAAATTCCGGAGCAGGTGCGCGAAGCGATTCGTGAAACGATCCCGGTCAAGCGCTACGGCACTCCCGAAGAGATCGGCCGCTTGGTGACGTTCCTGGCCGATAAAGAGTCAGGTTTCATTACAGGGGCTAACATCGATATCAACGGTGGCCAATTCATGGGCTAG
- the minC gene encoding septum site-determining protein MinC — translation MSLNANSADVAFTFKGGMLPMTVMELTSADPERIRRQLAGKLSQSPAFFQHTPVVLSVEKLDEPHLALERICAVCRDHKLLPVAVRGGAEPIRQSAWALGLGWFAPVEEGRARALESVEPFADPDEVDSEPETSGLGATRLYRGTVRSGQQVSAAEGDLIVIGAVNAGAEVLAAGSIHVYGALRGRALAGIHGNTQAGIYCRELEAELLSVAGNYKRLEDIDSQLLGRAAEVHFIKEQLDIKPLG, via the coding sequence ATGAGCCTCAACGCCAACAGTGCCGACGTAGCCTTCACCTTCAAGGGCGGCATGCTGCCGATGACCGTCATGGAGTTGACGAGCGCTGACCCGGAGCGTATCCGGCGGCAGCTTGCTGGCAAACTGTCGCAATCTCCCGCGTTCTTTCAGCATACACCCGTTGTGCTTAGCGTGGAAAAACTCGATGAGCCGCACCTCGCCCTGGAGCGGATCTGCGCAGTATGCCGTGATCACAAGCTGTTACCCGTGGCCGTCCGTGGCGGTGCCGAGCCGATTCGTCAGTCGGCGTGGGCGCTGGGGCTGGGCTGGTTTGCCCCCGTGGAAGAGGGGCGAGCCCGTGCGTTGGAAAGCGTCGAGCCCTTTGCCGACCCCGACGAGGTCGACAGCGAACCGGAGACGAGCGGTTTGGGAGCCACCCGGCTGTACCGGGGGACGGTGCGGTCCGGCCAGCAAGTGAGCGCCGCCGAGGGGGATTTGATCGTGATCGGTGCGGTCAACGCCGGCGCAGAGGTGCTGGCCGCAGGCAGTATTCACGTGTACGGGGCCTTGCGTGGCCGCGCGTTGGCCGGCATTCATGGGAATACCCAGGCAGGTATTTACTGCCGCGAGCTGGAGGCCGAGCTGCTCTCCGTAGCGGGTAATTACAAACGGCTGGAGGATATCGACTCCCAGCTATTAGGGCGGGCAGCCGAAGTCCATTTTATTAAAGAACAGTTAGATATTAAGCCGCTGGGGTAA
- a CDS encoding DUF349 domain-containing protein, producing MHGLLRRLFAPRWQHPDPEVRRKALQSLDPQHSEQREALLSLAGDSDSSIQLAALLALDDIDKLLAAYPQHHEDEAWFNAVCQRLTGAEGHIDLQQRQAQVALLSDQRLLNAIALQGDNLGLRLTAVEQLHDEDDLVHQACHNSVAAVRHQAAQRISGEASFKRLLKEARRDRQVMRYAKEQLTQRRNDEQWLEEQQAQREHLLNQLEQHARAPWEPLYGGRLRHLEREWQQLSHSPSLSQEQRFHQAMLSCRKTLHDHDTQEQARQQSLARRAEAESTRDHLLEGLEETLEGLAHADELTAQDIDSLRAQRQLLGQRWQALSDLHPPNDTTQQRYSQALAQYEQSMEAWQRWQSESLAVEHALANSDDQALAKHVKACRWPETLTPPALLAQAQKQLATQPVAATPTGASLNALEAELDNFEHLLERGAFKSASRLHQRLKPTLDALTGEEAKPLKRRLKHLGARLAELRDWRGFVAGPKREQLCASIDALADDPHMAESALDRHHRQLVKEWKALGDAAANKEQSARFRAASDRIHERLAPWRAQLDQERDANLRGREALCEQLETLLAQPAEDADPDVLREIRDKARHQWRYYSPVPREHAEAIGRRFGAIRHRLQALIDQRAEQIAAQKRALIEQVQALQNDTEQSLTARIAHTKRLQQQWRSLGRAPKGDEQALWKTFRSACDQLFAQRDAQKHEQAARQQQTLDQLQRLIDDMDSWQPTHADESERLDAYLASLQQLEPLPRNRRSDGMQKRLGGIVRAKRERLSRLEVVDKVQQWHALLPLINAHLAADHQALSGGHPAPVDANSELSTPLPATYGDAHQRRNEARSSTTLPLSSEQQGDVEEQLARLRVHLSLLALGSVKQRDEPLRLAIQVERLNNGLNAERSKADELEEVLVDLLALGPMPNCLWQQEVNELDNLLGRLARPPQP from the coding sequence ATGCACGGACTGTTACGACGCCTGTTCGCTCCTCGGTGGCAACACCCCGATCCCGAGGTGCGCCGCAAGGCACTTCAATCCCTCGACCCGCAGCATTCAGAGCAGCGGGAGGCCCTTCTGTCTCTCGCTGGCGACAGCGACAGTAGCATTCAGCTCGCGGCCCTGCTCGCGCTCGACGATATCGACAAACTGCTGGCCGCCTATCCGCAGCATCACGAGGACGAAGCGTGGTTCAATGCCGTGTGTCAACGCCTCACCGGTGCCGAGGGCCATATCGACCTACAGCAGCGCCAAGCGCAGGTAGCCCTGCTGAGCGACCAGCGACTGCTCAACGCGATTGCCCTGCAGGGCGATAACCTGGGGCTGCGGCTCACTGCCGTTGAACAGTTGCACGATGAAGACGATCTCGTCCACCAGGCGTGCCACAACAGCGTGGCCGCGGTACGCCATCAGGCCGCGCAGCGTATTAGCGGTGAGGCGTCGTTCAAGCGGTTATTGAAAGAGGCGCGGCGTGATCGCCAGGTCATGCGCTACGCCAAGGAGCAGCTCACCCAGCGGCGCAACGACGAACAGTGGCTCGAAGAGCAGCAGGCCCAGCGCGAGCACCTATTGAACCAATTAGAGCAGCACGCGCGTGCGCCCTGGGAGCCGCTTTACGGTGGTCGCCTGCGCCACTTGGAGCGCGAGTGGCAGCAGCTCAGCCATTCACCCAGCCTCAGCCAGGAGCAGCGCTTCCATCAGGCCATGCTGAGTTGCCGCAAAACCCTGCACGATCACGATACCCAGGAGCAGGCGCGTCAACAAAGCCTCGCTCGCCGTGCCGAAGCGGAAAGCACTCGCGACCATTTATTAGAGGGGTTAGAAGAGACCCTGGAAGGGCTGGCCCACGCCGACGAACTGACCGCCCAGGATATCGACAGCCTGCGCGCCCAACGCCAGCTCTTAGGCCAGCGCTGGCAGGCGCTGTCCGATCTCCACCCCCCTAACGACACCACTCAGCAGCGTTACAGCCAGGCGCTGGCGCAGTACGAACAGAGCATGGAGGCGTGGCAGCGCTGGCAATCGGAAAGCCTCGCCGTGGAGCATGCCCTGGCCAACAGCGATGACCAAGCGCTAGCCAAGCATGTCAAAGCGTGCCGCTGGCCCGAGACACTGACGCCGCCCGCGCTGCTTGCCCAGGCGCAAAAGCAGCTGGCTACCCAGCCAGTGGCAGCCACCCCCACCGGAGCGTCGCTCAACGCGTTAGAAGCGGAGCTCGATAATTTCGAGCACTTGCTGGAGCGCGGCGCGTTCAAGAGCGCCAGCCGCCTCCATCAACGTTTGAAGCCGACTCTCGATGCCCTTACGGGCGAGGAGGCCAAGCCGCTCAAGCGTCGCTTGAAACATCTTGGCGCGCGGCTTGCCGAGCTGCGCGACTGGCGCGGTTTTGTGGCAGGCCCCAAGCGTGAGCAGCTCTGCGCGAGTATCGACGCTCTGGCCGACGACCCCCACATGGCCGAATCAGCGCTGGACCGTCATCATCGCCAACTGGTGAAAGAGTGGAAGGCGTTAGGCGATGCGGCGGCCAATAAAGAGCAGTCCGCGCGCTTTCGGGCAGCGTCCGATCGTATCCATGAGCGTCTCGCGCCCTGGCGCGCCCAGCTCGATCAAGAGCGCGACGCTAACCTGCGCGGACGCGAAGCGCTCTGTGAGCAGCTCGAAACGCTACTGGCTCAGCCCGCCGAGGACGCCGACCCCGACGTGCTGCGGGAGATTCGTGACAAAGCGCGCCACCAGTGGCGCTACTACTCACCCGTCCCCCGGGAGCACGCCGAAGCCATTGGCCGCCGCTTTGGGGCGATTCGCCATCGCCTGCAAGCGCTGATCGACCAGCGCGCCGAGCAGATTGCTGCGCAAAAGCGCGCACTGATCGAGCAGGTCCAAGCGCTACAGAACGATACCGAGCAGTCGCTGACAGCGCGCATTGCACACACCAAGCGGCTACAGCAGCAGTGGCGTTCACTAGGGCGTGCGCCGAAGGGCGATGAGCAAGCGCTTTGGAAGACCTTCCGCAGCGCCTGTGACCAGCTCTTTGCGCAGCGCGACGCTCAAAAACATGAGCAAGCCGCTCGTCAGCAGCAAACGCTTGACCAGCTTCAGCGCCTCATCGACGACATGGATAGCTGGCAACCCACACACGCCGACGAGTCCGAGCGGCTGGACGCCTACCTAGCCAGCCTTCAGCAGCTAGAGCCGCTGCCCCGCAACCGCCGTAGCGACGGCATGCAGAAGCGGCTTGGCGGCATCGTACGCGCCAAACGCGAACGCTTGAGCCGCCTTGAGGTCGTCGACAAGGTACAGCAGTGGCACGCCCTCCTGCCCCTGATCAATGCGCACCTAGCGGCCGACCATCAGGCGCTTAGTGGTGGTCATCCAGCGCCGGTGGACGCCAATAGCGAGCTGTCCACACCGCTGCCCGCAACGTATGGCGATGCGCATCAACGGCGAAACGAGGCTCGCTCGTCTACCACGCTGCCTCTCTCCAGCGAACAGCAGGGCGACGTCGAGGAGCAGTTGGCTCGACTGCGGGTGCATCTATCGCTGCTTGCCCTAGGCAGCGTTAAGCAGCGAGACGAGCCGCTGCGGCTTGCCATTCAGGTAGAGCGCTTGAATAACGGCCTGAACGCCGAACGCAGCAAAGCGGACGAACTGGAGGAAGTGCTGGTCGACCTGTTGGCCCTCGGCCCCATGCCAAACTGTCTTTGGCAGCAAGAGGTCAACGAATTGGACAACCTACTGGGCCGCCTAGCGCGCCCACCGCAGCCCTAA
- the minE gene encoding cell division topological specificity factor MinE has translation MKLLEFLKRERKKSASVAKERLQIIVAHQRSQRGQPDYMPLLERELLEVIRRYVHVDDDAIQISLDSEDNCSVLELNVTLPKS, from the coding sequence ATGAAACTGCTGGAGTTCTTGAAGCGTGAGCGCAAGAAATCCGCCTCGGTGGCCAAAGAACGGTTACAAATCATCGTGGCGCATCAGCGTAGCCAGCGTGGTCAGCCTGACTACATGCCGCTGCTTGAGCGCGAACTGCTCGAAGTGATTCGTCGTTATGTGCATGTGGACGACGACGCCATTCAAATTTCGCTGGATAGCGAAGATAACTGCTCGGTGCTGGAGCTCAACGTGACGCTGCCCAAAAGCTAA